A window of Fusarium musae strain F31 chromosome 1, whole genome shotgun sequence genomic DNA:
AAGGTCGTCAACTTTGGAGTGACCAGGCGCTTATTGGAGAGGTTATCGGGGACCAGGAGATTTGGCGCGAGTGGATGAGACATGTTGGAGCCTCGTGGAATAGATCTACTGCGTTCGATGACAGAAGTTCGCTCGATCGTGCAGTTCGTGATATCGCAGACGCGGCCCTCCTTGGAAAACGATTCGAGTTCGGTATCGGTCTAGACTACAACTTCACCACGGCACCACCAACATGTTCGTCCGAAGAAGACGGATACTTTGTCAATCTCTCCAACGAGACCAACATCCGCGAAGAATCTCAAAAAGCCGGTGTTCCAGGGGATATCCGCATTCACGGTATACCATCCGAACTACGCAACATAAAAGACAAACTCCTCTCTTCCACAAACTGGGGTACTATCCCCCTCTACacagacttcttcttcggcacAACTCCAATAGCAATCCATCATAACGCCTACATAAACGGGCTTAAAGGCTTCAGACTCAAGAACTGGTGGCACAAGATGTGGTACCATCCTCACCTCCGCCATCTCATCACCCAGCGTCTCCAATCAACCTCCTCACCCATCACACTTGCAAACGTCGATCTTGGAGGAAATAAGATCTCGTATGATTCGCCGCAAGAAGATAAGCTGAGAAGCCCCCACGTATTCTCTCCAATCGAACCAAACTTCACGCCTATAGACTGGGACGCTGTGTGTCAGAAGCCAGGTCACGCTGCGAAGTGGTACGATGAGCTATTTGGCGACGACAAAGGACCCTTGGCTGTATATTCGGTGAATTGGTCATAGTCATTGAtttaagaagaaaaaggagagaAAAACTCTCCCACAATCAATACAAATACCGACTTCCTTCGGGCATGTatcacacacacacacacacacacacacacacacacacaaatCCCTAGATCTCTTGGCGTCGTCTCATGACACATTTCAAATCACGGCAAGCCTCGGGCCCGAAGAGACGAATACTACAGTACCATGACCTTTTTTCTCGATCCGAGCTAAGATAGTAGTCGGTTATAGCTCCCCCTAGTAAGACTGTTAGCTCCGGGAACCATCTGGCTCCACGATCTAAAACGCCATAGCTCAGCCTGAATAAACTCCCCCTTCAGATAAATCAGGGACCAGCGCCCGTACGAggaactttaaaaaaaaatattagtGTAGCTTTGTTGGTAGTTCGGAAAGCCTCGTTATCCCGCGAGTTTGTTATCCTCGATAGCTTCAAGCCTCTTATCCCTTGGTCTGGGATGACGGTCTTGGCGAGGCAGTTATCCATGGCCTCGGTGCAACGTTAACGGGGAGATGAGAGTGTTGGTGGAAGGGCTGAAACAGTCAGATGTTACTTGGCTGACAATAGCAGGGGAGTACTAAGTAAGATTTTGTAGTGGTAATGTTTCAATTCAGAGTCGACGTGACTGCATTATCTCGAGTTCGTTGGTCCACAGGCCGAGTAAAAAAGTCCCAACCTGTCAATCAGGGTATACAACCATTAACACCATTCCCATATATCAacataataaaaaaaggctgCTGAAAAGAGCGCTTTGGGTCAGTGCCCCGGGGGTTTGTGCTGCTTCAATGACCAGGCTTCATGATGTCTCCTCTGATAGTCTGACGATCTCACATATACTCCTCACAAAAATCATGTCGACCTCCTGTGGCGGCTCCGTGTCCATTAATCTCTCCTCCCCAGCACCTCCTTCAGAGATCATCCTGGCTGTAGCCACTAGCCTAGAGATACAGCGAAGAAGACCTGATTCGATGTTTCGTGTCGCATTGTCTTGAACAGTTGCTGTAGATGTTTCCTCCTTGCCGAATCCCATGACTGTCAGGGGAGCACTGAACTTCTTGGCGAACCGACCAACACTAGGTGAGGGGTTGAGCTGAGTTGCGCCTAGGCCTAGAAGCGAtgcagccttcttggggATGTTCTCACCCTGCTGTTTTGAGTCCGAGGTCGACGCTCGCTGTCCTAATGGCTGGTTGCGGGGAACTCGTGAAACGTAGTTGTAGGCGACGATGTGCGCATACAGCGCGTCACAGATGTAATCTGAGCAGCCGGAAAACACATGTCGCAGCGAGGCCCAGGGCACTGGAGATGCGGCGGCGCCCGAATGTGTGTTGCTCTCATACGAGTGTAACCGCTGACGTCTGGTGCTAGTTGAGTCGCGACCATGTGAGACAACCTTCTTCCAAATTGACTTTCGTGGGTGCAGTGTCGATGAGTCGTTGGCTGGCTCAGACCAAGCGTCGACTGAAGGCTGCCGAACTTTCTTCGAGTAGGCGCGGATTGTTTCTGTTGTCAAGCTAGATGACAAGAGCATCGTTTCTGGGAAGCAAGCAATTGAGACTCGTAGTGTTTCAATAATATCAGGTGGCAGTGGCACGGCCTTTGCCAAGTCGTCAACGGGAATTTGAGGCAGACATGGAGGACTGGAGTCATCTAGCCAAGATTCGACAGTGGGTAGTGGTGATGGAGGTGGAGTTTGTTCGATATAAACTGTGTCAGGTCGTGACAGTGGTGGGGGAGGTGGACAGTGATCCATGAATGTGTCTTCGTCCTCGATTTCTAGCTCAATTGATCCAAAGTCTGATTTGAGAAGGATTGTGTTGTTGTCGGTCTCATCGCGAAAGCGCTGGTTGTAAGAGGGTAACTGCTTAGTGTAACCTTGACTGTCCGGGCCCATCCGCGAATCAAAGCTGGGTATTACGATCCGAGGAGTTGTGTCCAATGAATCCGTCGCACTTGTGAGGGACGTTTTTCTGGGGGGAATTGTTGGCGCGTCCATGGATTTTACAGAGAATTGTCTTTTGTGTTTGCTCTGTTTGGGAGACTCGTCAATGTAGGAGCAGACTCTGTGAAGCCGAGGTTTGGGCGCCTCCATCATGACAGTGATATCAAAGGTAGGCTCGGTGTTTGGGGGTGTAGGAGGTCGTGGTGATAAAGCAGCGGTCTCTTCTGGCGTGGTCAACTGCTCCCGACTttgaggctcaggctcatcatcatcgtcagaatCAACATCAATCCAACTGTATTCTTGATTTCGTGTGGGTGACATGAGATCCTTGGGCGATGGTGGGTTTCCACTGGCCGATGTGAGAGATGTCGCTGTTGTGACAATGGACTGCTCGCGTAACTTGATAGAAGGCACCTCAATGGCTTCAGAGGACTCTGATAATGATTCGGACTCCTCGTCAGAttcgatctcatcaacaccttgCCCACGGTGTTCAAGAAAAGACACCATTGACTGCCGCTCTTCTATAGACCCTAAATTCTGTACTCGCACGGATCCGGATTGATATGGGGAAGTAATGATTCGACTTGGTCCCATTATACCATGAGTGGTCTGGTCCTCTGCAAACCAGACGGGAGCGGATGGCATGCCAGCAGTCATGCTCTTAGCCATGAACACTGAGCTCGATCTTTCCAGATCTCTGACCAGCACCTCGGGAAAACAATCCATCATGTCGTCAATGACTTCTTTGTCGAGAATACTTGGTGTCTCTGAGCGGGGAGCTGGTAATGCAAACGGCAGCAAGCCTGTCATGCTCGAGACTGAACGTCTTTTCGAAGGAGGCGATGGTGCTGAGGGCGAAGGTGAAGCCTCGCGCGAATTTGGATCTTGTCTGTATAAGTATATGGCCACTGGAATCCGAGGAGCGAGCACAGACATGGAGGCTGATGCAGGGACGAACAAGGcccaacaacaagaacagaCCACGAATCAACGTGACTCACTGCCTTGGCGTTTAGAGGAGGACGATCTCAAAGGGCACCACGACACTTATGTGATTTGACTCGGACTGGAACTCAATAGCAAGTCATCAGGGAATAGTGGATATAAGAGTGGCCAGAAGTGGACATGCAGGGCGAGACACCGTCGATCGAGGGAGGCAGGGGCTTATGAGTCTATTAGATCGACGAGACCATGTACATAGAAAGTACGTACTGTATGTAAACGTCGAGAGACATGGGATGGAAGCGAGAAATTGGCCTGCAGTGGGCAAGTCAAAGAATGGATGGGCGGGGTCTGTTGCAGTTGCACATAGCACAGGCCAGGTAACCAAGGACGTGATACTGGCATCGGGACTGGCgttggcactggcactggtaGCGGAAGAGATGAATGTAACTAACGGCCACGCCCTGACGACAGGAATGAGGTGGGAATCTGAGTGGCGCCGTCGGGGAGGCAATGGTCGCGCCGcgaaaaagcaaaacaaaTCAAGACAGACCAAGACAGGTGGGTTCGTATAGGCTATAGACCATCACCAAGCGCCGCGGACGGGCTCTAATGGGCCTTGACTCTTTTTGACCTCAAGGTTTGGAAGCTGCTGATCCTTGGACGAAAGAAACCAAGGACGAAGCGCAagggaggacaagaaggGAGTTGTCTGTCTGTGTTGCCCACGAGCATTGCATTGTTACCTCCATCTCGGGATGCAGGCTGGTTGCTGGAATCTGCTGTGACATGTCTAGATATCACATCGCATCTCCACTTGGAGAACGCGAACATGCCTACGGCTCTCACAAAAAGCTCAAGCGGGAAAATGCCGCGAGCTACTGTCCGCGAACGGCAACTATGCAGGGCCGGGGAAGCTGAATGGGCGCCAAGACAGAGCTTTCACTTGAAGCTGCCATCAGTAAGGAAAGGCAACTGAATTCCAATTAGCGTCGAGACAGAGCAGCACTGGACATGGTGTTCCAGTGTGCCAAGACATTATTAACAAGGGCGCAGATAGCGGCTGGGCATTGAACTCGTCCACACCATGGGACAGACAGTTTTGCGTCAGTGAGAGGATTAGATCCTCGAGGCGGGTGAGTTAGTGGTTAGTGCTGGTGCATCACCCGGGAATAATTAGAACTGTTCTCCCCGGTCGCAAAGCATCACCGGACGCGATCATAGTCCATCAGTAAGCACCTTGGCCACTCTAGCAGCATTGTTGTGATGGCATCGTGGCTGAAACGAAAGACTGGTATGCAAGCTAAACTCTGATCCCCATTGTCAGGTCTCGGCCTCAAAATGGTCGAGAGAACTAGAGCAGAGCTCTCCTCCAAGCTGCCGTTCATACGCGATTCCGCCGGGAAAGACTCGGATCTGGAAGCAGGGAGACGATAATGAGAAATAGCCAGGGGAACAATGGAGATGCGGAGAACCCAAGCAGGCCAGGATCAGATTATGACAGACTTGACAGGCAGACAGGGTGGTGTGAGAGGGTCCGTGGTCCGCAGATGTAAGGGAGATCATTAGAACTGGGTCAGGTATGCGTGTATGCGTTACGCTTATCGGTCACCACATGGTTCTCGTCTGCACGTGCCAGAAGCGAAAGGtgacgagatgagatgatttgGGCGAGATGTGATATCACTTTCAAGCCTAGGCCATGTGTTTTCATGCAGGAGATCGAATGAGGTAAACGTGGCTCTCTCGaactgttgttgatgtcaattTGATGATCAAACCTGAATTCATCACCCGGTTGACAATGGGGGTTAGTCTGGTGACAAGTGCCCGCAGGCTAAGTCTcagtgagaagaagagaagtaagaacaagaaaaaatGACCATTCGCTGCCGTAACGGTCGGCAAGACATGGAATTACAGTGGAGCATCTGTAAGCAAGGGAGTGATGACAATCATTGAGGGAGAAGCGAGAAGAtggtcgatgatgatgcgagAAGCAAAAAGCAATTAATAAGTTTGACACAGGCAGGGCAGGGACTGTTttgaagagcttcagtgCAGATTCAGAGGAAACACCTGTAAGTTACTGGGTGGTAGGTAAGACAGTGGAGCTAAACCAGCCAATACTTCTAACTTCTCATAACTGGCGTTGATCTAGGCTCAATTACAACAATTCGATACATCTTTACGGAGTAATCGAAATCAATTTAAGCTACAGCCAATATTGCCAATATCCAAGCTGAAGTCGGAGAATTGGATCTATGAATCGCTGACGGTACCTGAATTATGGATCAAGGTGACATTTCTAGGGGACTCGTGCACTGTCCACCGCGCTAATCTCATCCATCTGCTCAAATCAGGCGCTTACCGCCCGCGGCTGCTTTTGGCGCAAAAGAGAACCGACCCGAGGGGATCCACCAAAAAAGCAATCAAAACTTTGCGGCTACAGatgaaaagcaaagaaagggTCAAAGCTTGTGCTTCGACCAGGCAaacaaagacgaagaaaacTTCTTTCTGCAACGATTCCAGCAATTTTGCTTCGACCATTTCAGAGACATCAGATCTCCTTCATGATTCATCAGAGGTCTcctctcgtctcgtcttagTCTAATCTTGAAAAAGTTCCTAGACCTGGGCCAACCTGGACCCTTCACAATAcgaagagaaaaaaaagccatTGGAAAAAAGTGAAAGACGAGCTCTGATTGGTCAGATATACAACACCACCTAGATTTTTTAGGTGCAGTTGTAAGTGCCTGTTGGCTCTGCTCGCTATTTCACTTCAGTCTATCCGTACACCACCACAAGTACAGTCTTTGTTTGCTTCTTCTACAACACTTCCAGTCTCCCAAACGCATGGTCCATTGCGGGATTTAGGACCAACTGTCTTTGTGAATTGGCTGATCCCGGCTTCTCGGGCGCTTTCCAGCAACCATTACCACGACTTTGGGCCAACAAACATTCCTTAGTCGAAAGCCCAGCAGAGTGCTCTTAGTGAAGGCTATCTCATTAAATCCGAAAAAGACATTCGTCAACGCCAGCCAAAGACAATGCTGACCCAAGAGTTCGTTTCGACCATCTGCGGTCCTCCTCTCGCTGCCAACACAGCTATTTCCAAGGACGTCGGCATCTACTCTCACTCCCTCACACCATCCCACACCATCAAGGCATCTTTCAAGAAGAGTTCCACCCCTGTCAACGGTCTAGCCGTCAGTGAGTCTCATATTTTTGCGGCACAAGACCAGAAGGCGCATGTCCACGTCTACTCGCGTATACGCGGCAACCAGGAGGCTCTCGTGCCGTTCCCTGAGAGGATCCGCAGCTTGGCACTCGCTGGTCAGGTGTTAGTCGTGGGCTCTACAGAGGGCAGACTATTTCTCTGGGAGGTTAGTTCAGTCTCACTCACGCCGTTGCGAGTGCTACCTTATACGCGTGATACTATCGTCGAATATTAATACTGACAAGTGATATAGACATGTACAGGCCGGCTAGTGTCAACACCACCTTGCCATGTTCAAGCTGTTTCTTGCTTGGCCGTGACGCCATATCACATTCTGTCTGGTTCTGATGACTCAAACATCAACGTTTGGTCAATATCACGACTTTTGGAGCTCGATGCTCAGGCGGAGCAAGAGCCTGATTTAACCCTCTCTAACCATCGTGGTGCTATCACAAGTCTAACTGTCGGTCCTGGCACCAACCCGGAAACTAGCATATGCGTGTCCGCCAGTAAGGACAAGACATGCATCATCTGGAACTACCAGACAGGCCAGCTTCTCCGTACACTGCTCTTCCCAGCCTTCCCTCTCTGCGCCCGTCTAGACCCAAGTGCCAGGGCACTATTCGTGTCTTCTGAGGCCGGTGCTGTCTACCTTGTCGAGCTATTCGGTGGTGGCAAGCCGTTACTTGGTTCCCGCAGCACAGAGCTGCCGTCTATTGTCGTGCAAATCAACACCCCGCTTGCTGTTTCGGATCCAGAAGTCGGACAGCCATCATGCCTTGCTCTTACATATGACGGCACTTCGATATTGTCCGGACACACCAAGGGCAAGATTCTACGGTGGAGTCTGGCCGAAAACGGCCACTCTACAGACGTTGCGAATCTAAATGCTTCTGTCACCAACCTGTGTTTCATACCTCCGCTATCAACTGAGCAACCAACAAAGACGGTATCCATTGTGAAACCAAACCAGAGCCTAAAGCGGTACAACTTTACGGCCCAGCTTACCACGGATCTGGGGGAGCATACAAAGCTTGACCAGCTGCTCGAGACCAATGGGATCCCATCGGAAACTCTTGAGGCAGCAATTTCATCTGTAACAAATCCATCAGAGACTCAACAAGATGACGAACTTGCTAGACAGGACGCACAGTTCCGGGCCATCATAAACAGCTGCAACCTACTCCAAGACCCGATTAGTTGGATATCTGCCGCAAGCGCACACCCTTACAGCAGTTAGCCTCCCAAATACTCTAATGTGTAATCTCCTGAGAGCACGCATAAACCGTCCACAGTCGAACCTCGTTTCGGATTAGTTCATGTTGCTTCCCGCCTCttttctcagcctcagcgcTCTAGCATGTCCTATGTAACAAGTCGTACAACTCACGTTGCTGGCCTCGTTCACTGTTCTCCTTCCAAGCTGGTCCTCCCGAGAAATATGTCAAAGCGTACAGCATGTTGCACATGTGTCACAACTCACATTCTCTGGGAGAAGCATTCTCAACTTGACTTCCCTGTTTGGAGAACTGAATTCGTGGTGGCTGCCATAACCCGCACCTGGAGTTGCATCGCACCGGTTCGGAGTAACGTGCATCTCAGTGAAAAAGTTCTTGCAGCAAAGTGTGGCTGCATTTCAGTTTCGTTTCTTGTTTAACGCAAGGGATTCTCTAATGCAGATGATAAATGCTGTGGGCGCTAGTCTTGGATTTTCATGCAAGGGATTCCGACACGCTCTGCGAGTGTAACATCTGTCACTTCTCTAGGTAAAAGCGTCAGCCAGATCCGATAAACGGGCTTGTCGTTTAAATAAACTTGACCATATCGGGAGGGACTTGCAGTCGTATTTGCTGGGGAAATGACACTACCCGATACTGGCCCAGCTGAGGTTTTCTGATTGATCATAACATTATCGTCATCCAAATTGAAACTTTTTCGTTCTATGCAACTGATGATGCTTTTGACATTAGTTCATTCTTATTCCCTTGCATATGGATGTCTTGTTATCGTACCTCCCGACCGCCACGATGCGGAATAGTCCATCCGACAGAAACGGCTCCTAAGCCCGAGACAACACGCGCGAGAGAAGGGATCATCACTGCGGTCCTGTTTCCATGCTTGTATTCTGTGTTCTAGCCCATTGCTTGCAGTTGCTCTCGGACATGATCAAGAACCCGCTGCAAGGAGAGATGTTTTCAGCTTCAGGGTTTAAGACTAATATGATGTTACACGAATGGAATTGCTTTTGTGAGTTGCGTAGGTTCTACGCTACTCCAAAGGGCGTGTCTTGTAAGTGTTGGTGAAGTGGATTTGAAGTCATGTTCCGAGTTCCCTACATCCACAAGGAATTCATTGAATGATAGATAGTTCAGCCTCAGTTATTTCCTACTGAACAAATAGGAGCCGGGGTATTTGTTTCTCTCGTGTAGGAGACAGTGACCCATGCCCGCATGCTTCCAAACTCGAGTGAAATATCGGTGCTCTAGGGTAGCAGAGTCACCTCAGATAATTGACAATGTTTCCTTCTATATACTACATATTGTTCAATATCCCGGATTATTGGCATACGTAACCATGATACAAGGCTCTCCGGTAAGCATATCACTTGTAAAAATGACgtctactaatataatttccTTAAAGATTTGCCAATAGCTCTATCATAAATGCACGTCGTAATGATTGATAATACACCGAAATCTACGGAGCATGATGCCGAATAGCAATCGCCTGTTAAGCACTGTGCTCGGTGCCGATATATGGTAGGTAACTACAGTACGAATTCCATTAGCGGAAAGGCCGGCCGGAGCGGCAAATTTCTCCGCGCCGACTAACACCGAGCTCGCAGCGTCAAATGCCTTGCATCATCGGATACTTCTAAGCCGTCGCGAATCTACAATCTAGTCTTGTCGATTTCCCCAAAACTGCAACATACAACAAATGTCTGTCGTTGGTACCCTCAAAGGCGACATGCCGCAACAAGTCCGATCACTCGTGAGTCCTGCCCCTCATTGCGGCCGCCGAAATTTGCAGAGATCGCCGTGCACTCTTGATATCGACAATTGCTGATGGGGATTTTGACTAGTACCGCCAATTATTACGGCAAGGCTCGCAGTTCGCTGCGTACAACTTCCGAGAGTATGCGAAGCGACGGACGAGAGATGCTTTCCGGGAGCATCAGGGCGAGCAGGATAGCCGAAAGGTGCAGGAGTTGGTGCAGCATGGGATCAAGGAGCTTCAAAGCTTGAAGGTGCGTGGTAACGATACCATCGGGAGGGGGAAGTGCTGACAGAAATCAGCGCCAAACAGTCATCAGCCAGTTCTACCAACTCGACCGGTTAGTTGTTGAGGGTGGAATCTCGGTAAGTCAGGCTCATTGAGACCACATCTAGCATACTAACCTCTGTATCAGGGCAAGCAGACGGGCAACAATCAAGAGATTTTGAGGCAGAAGGAGCAGGGGTATGTAAAAAAGCTGCTATCGCCGCCATTCACTACTAACAAACCTAGTTACGACTAAACGATTTGACCATAACGATCTCGAAACGACTGGATAAAGGATAAAAGAGACAACTCGTGTGTACAGTAGCATGGTTACGGGGATAAATGTATATGTATCGGATACCACAAAGGTTCAACGGCGTCAGCGAGCCCAGGGGGTGTCTCGAGGTACTGGAGAATGGGCAATGCGGCTCGAATACTAGATGGCGAATCTCAATTCTGATTATATTTGGCTCTTAATCTTTTGGTTCCTGACATGCTGTGAGCCTGCATGCATGTTTCCAAGCTTAGTAGCATTTTACAGCAGTGCCTGGGGCACCCCATCCACTGAGATTTCCTGCCTTCGAAAATGACGGCGTCCATTGAGTTTATGTCAATTGACAGACAGCCTTTCGTCTCCCTATGTATAATATGTTTGCCGTTAATCTTATTTCATCAGGCTCAGAGAGACCATTGGCCGTtcaactttataatataaagttttgAACAGTGAGGCTTTTATAGCAGGACATTATTTTAGATGTCAAAATCATATAAGATCTTTCTGCCTCAATGGCGCAATCGCTGCTTTGAccaaatagtatatatttgcATGTTTACATCTCTTAATTTATATCTCAGTggccaccatcttcaatTCTTTCGATGTTGGATTACGTCAGCGGGCCTCACTAATTTCAATTGGCCAACTAGCAACCTTCGACAGCCCATCGCGACTCGCGACTCAGCCTCGTAAACCAAGCTGCAACGGCGACATTATTACGAGACCACAGCGCAATTCAATCGACGTTAAAATAAAGCTTGAAATCATCGCTATAGTATCCTAGGAGTCGCCGCACTAAGTCAGCCGCGATGGCGCCAGGAGTGAGTGAATCACTGCTTCCCTTGTGCAACCATCGACTAATTAGTATAGACGCGACGCGCCAACAGATCAGGATATGCCGAGCACGATGACTTCGAAGGTACGAAATACCGATCGCACGCTACGACGCGTACTAACTGACCCAAGGTCTTCCCGTGCGACAATGGCGACAAGAATGGATAAAGGTTGCGCCGCCGCAACAGCAGGAACAGACTCAGCAGAATGATATCTGGTCGATCGATTTACCTCACGGCATGCCAAAAGACTCGCATCTACTGCCGGCCCATAGTCAGGAACTTCTGGCGGCTGCGCGATCCGGAAGACTATATAAACGGCCTGCGccagctgaggaggaggaggccgaTGCTGACgcagctcttgagaagccagagaagaaggaagatgatgcAAGCGCTCGAGGTTTCAGCGTGAAAGTATGGAAGCAGTTGCCTCGTAATACCGATACACCTGGTACATCACATCTCGCGAAACGGCAGAAGAACACCGTAACGATCGCCAGTCGGACGGTGGAAGAGAAGGTTCAAGGACCGACAGTTACAAGGGCGACTGTCAGGAGAATCGATGCCGCCGGAAACCCATATACAGAAGAGGTTACTCTATCTGATGGCCAACAAGTCCAGGGCGAAATTGTTTCGACACGGATTGAACAAGCACCTGTTGCTGGCTCTGAACCACTTGCTACGACTCCCGTTCCCAACCGACGAAGGCCGCCACCACCGAAGAGAAAGGCTAAGGCTGGTCCTGGccgaggaaagaagaagatcaagaacccTCTTCCTGATGTTGGTGCTCCGGCGGCGGCGCCTGTCGCTGCAGCAGATGGTGTTGTGCCCGCTGTTCCAATTAAACCCGAGAACCCTGCAGAAGCTGTACGTTGGAAGCTGTGGATGTGCTGTTCTCCATCGCTAATTTTTCATAGGCTATCAAACAGGAACGTGAAGACTCTGCCAATCAGGACAGTCCAATGCCGGATgcaga
This region includes:
- a CDS encoding hypothetical protein (EggNog:ENOG41), whose protein sequence is MRLFMPADSPHINLCKTIMSAVAMGYPMPILLNWKREYNRPAWHFAGSHIAKLESLLAAIETLLESKSDDVGHDDVAVLVDAYDMWFQLPPSVLLERYHRLNSEADARIRKQWKDLGIDTDFPIPPPRQDIIVTTAKDCFPDSYSGSDPHYEHWPESPMPKDMYGQDTDKVPWSFDPARKYKKVRPRCVNSGLIMGSMGALRDVLKRSKEKIDAVAMKGRQLWSDQALIGEVIGDQEIWREWMRHVGASWNRSTAFDDRSSLDRAVRDIADAALLGKRFEFGIGLDYNFTTAPPTCSSEEDGYFVNLSNETNIREESQKAGVPGDIRIHGIPSELRNIKDKLLSSTNWGTIPLYTDFFFGTTPIAIHHNAYINGLKGFRLKNWWHKMWYHPHLRHLITQRLQSTSSPITLANVDLGGNKISYDSPQEDKLRSPHVFSPIEPNFTPIDWDAVCQKPGHAAKWYDELFGDDKGPLAVYSVNWS
- a CDS encoding hypothetical protein (EggNog:ENOG41); amino-acid sequence: MTSLSRILGVSERGAGNANGSKPVMLETERLFEGGDGAEGEGEASREFGSCLYKYMATGIRGASTDMEADAGTNKAQQQEQTTNQRDSLPWRLEEDDLKGHHDTYVI
- a CDS encoding hypothetical protein (EggNog:ENOG41) yields the protein MDCFPEVLVRDLERSSSVFMAKSMTAGMPSAPVWFAEDQTTHGIMGPSRIITSPYQSGSVRVQNLGSIEERQSMVSFLEHRGQGVDEIESDEESESLSESSEAIEVPSIKLREQSIVTTATSLTSASGNPPSPKDLMSPTRNQEYSWIDVDSDDDDEPEPQSREQLTTPEETAALSPRPPTPPNTEPTFDITVMMEAPKPRLHRVCSYIDESPKQSKHKRQFSVKSMDAPTIPPRKTSLTSATDSLDTTPRIVIPSFDSRMGPDSQGYTKQLPSYNQRFRDETDNNTILLKSDFGSIELEIEDEDTFMDHCPPPPPLSRPDTVYIEQTPPPSPLPTVESWLDDSSPPCLPQIPVDDLAKAVPLPPDIIETLRVSIACFPETMLLSSSLTTETIRAYSKKVRQPSVDAWSEPANDSSTLHPRKSIWKKVVSHGRDSTSTRRQRLHSYESNTHSGAAASPVPWASLRHVFSGCSDYICDALYAHIVAYNYVSRVPRNQPLGQRASTSDSKQQGENIPKKAASLLGLGATQLNPSPSVGRFAKKFSAPLTVMGFGKEETSTATVQDNATRNIESGLLRCISRLVATARMISEGGAGEERLMDTEPPQEVDMIFVRSICEIVRLSEETS